One window from the genome of Indicator indicator isolate 239-I01 chromosome 6, UM_Iind_1.1, whole genome shotgun sequence encodes:
- the LOC128967502 gene encoding olfactory receptor 14A16-like, with the protein LAIYLAALLGNGLIISTNASDHHLHTPMYFFLLNLALLDLGTISTTVPKSMDNFLRNTMDISYAGCVLQLFFYIFLIAAEYFFLTTMSYDRYVAICRPLHYETLLGSTVCVHLAATAWAYGALTAVLHTANTFSLSFCQGNAVDQFFCEIPQILKLSCSTSYLRELGLVVFSLFVGFVCSVFIVVSYVQIFRAVLRIPSQQGRHKAFATCLPHLAVASLCLSTIMFAHLKPSSISSPFLDLVVSVMYSVVPPSVNPLIYSLRNQEFKAALSKLLPGCFQKQ; encoded by the coding sequence ctggccatctacctggctgccctgctgggaaaTGGCCTCATCATCAGCACCAATgcctctgaccaccacctccacacccccatgtacttcttcctcctcaacctcGCCCTCCTTGACCTGGGTACCATCTCCACCACCGTCCCCAAATCCATGGACAATTTCCTGAGGAACACCATGGACATCTCCTATGCAGGATGTGTTCTCCAGCTCTTCTTTTACATATTCCTAATTGCTGCAGAGTATTTTTTCCTCACCACCATGTCCTACGATCGCTATGTTGCCATCTGCAGACCCCTGCACTATgagaccctcctgggcagcacagtttgtgtccacctggcagCAACTGCCTGGGCCTATGGGGctctcactgctgtgctgcacacagccaatacattttccctgtccttctgccagggcaatgctgtggaccagttcttctgtgaaatcccacagatcctcaagctctcctgctccacatccTACCTCAGGGAACTTGGACTTGTTGTGTTCAGTCTCTTTGTAGGTTTTGTCTGTTCTGTGTTCATTGTGGTGTCCTATGTGCAGAtcttcagggcagtgctgaggatcccctctcagcagggacgccacaaagcctttgccacctgcctgcctcacctggCTGTGGCCTCCCTGTGTCTCAGCACCATAATGTTTGCCCACCTGAagccctcctccatctcctctccattTCTGGACTTGGTGGTGTCAGTTATGTACTCAGTGGTTCCTCCATCAGTGAACCCTCTCATCTACAGCCTGAGGAACCAGGAGTTCAAGGCTGCCCTCAGCAAACTGCTCCCTGGCTGCTTTCAGAAACAATAA